One window from the genome of Eleginops maclovinus isolate JMC-PN-2008 ecotype Puerto Natales chromosome 15, JC_Emac_rtc_rv5, whole genome shotgun sequence encodes:
- the fbxo25 gene encoding F-box only protein 25 isoform X3, with product MLDENINLFLNPKACVLKSPRMLCSDNKEKLFVGDVCELATTKRKKDLYNNNTKSQFVFTDKWIYVQKGSTKERHGYCTLGEALNRLDFSSAIQDLSRFNYVAKLFQLIARSQLPNLSGAAQKNYFNILEKIVRKVLDDHYNPRLVKDLLQDLSSTLHSLAIHVGRCVLVGNVNIWLCRLQIIHEWKQQLNNLQIPKQICNGVSFNELPLHTQNNILCKLSDAYDIINLGQATPTLQSLSESSILWKKLCHFHFTDKQYCTNLVLSKSDHVDWKLMYFTLRKHYPMREQYGDTLHFCKHCSILFWQDRHLALLLKDCGHPCTAIDPDSCLMPISPQHFIELFQF from the exons ATGCTGGATGAAAACATTAATTTGTTTCTAAATCCAAAAGCATGTGTGTTGAAATCGCCCAGAAT GCTCTGCAGTGACAACAAAGAGAAGCTGTTTGTTGGAGATGTGTGTGAGCTCGCCACCACGAAGAGGAAAAAGGACCTCTACAACAATAACACCAAATCTCAGT TTGTTTTCACAGATAAATGGATCTACGTGCAGAAAGGCAGCACAAAAGAG agacatggatACTGCACGCTTGGTGAAGCCCTCAACCGTCTAGACTTTTCCAGTGCCATTCAGGACTTGAGTAGATTCAACTATGTTGCAAAA CTTTTCCAGCTAATAGCCAGGTCTCAGTTGCCCAATTTGAGTGGAGCTGCtcagaaaaactattttaatataCTGGAGAAGATTGTACGAAAAG TTCTAGACGACCACTACAACCCACGCCTTGTGAAGGACCTGCTGCAGGACCTGAGCTCCACACTGCACAGTCTGGCCATTCATGTCGGCAGGTGTGTCCTCGTGGGCAACGTCAACATCTGGTTGTGCAGACTACAGATCATTCACGAATGGAAGCAGCAGCTCAACAACCTGCAGATCCCTAAG CAAATTTGCAATGGCGTGTCATTCAACGAATTACCGCTCCACACGCAAAACAACATCCTCTGCAAGTTATCTGATGCCTATGACATCATTAACCTGGGGCAGGCAACACCTACTCTGCAGAGCCTCAGTGAGAGCAGCATACTGTGGAAAAAACTCTGCCACTTTCACTTCACAGACAAACAG TACTGTACAAATTTGGTCCTATCCAAAAGTGATCACGTGGACTGGAAGCTGATGTATTTCACCTTGAGGAAACATTATCCAATGAGGGAGCAGTACGGCGACACCCTGCACTTCTGCAAACACTGTAGCATCCTCTTCTGGCAG GACCGCCACCTGGCTTTGTTATTGAAG GACTGTGGCCATCCTTGCACAGCCATCGATCCGGACAGCTGCCTCATGCCCATTTCTCCGCAACACTTTATCGAACTCTTCCAGTTCTAA
- the fbxo25 gene encoding F-box only protein 25 isoform X2 — protein MPFLGKDWRSPGWSWTKTDDGWKRIIFYGHELEDNNREIDLKELCSDNKEKLFVGDVCELATTKRKKDLYNNNTKSQFVFTDKWIYVQKGSTKERHGYCTLGEALNRLDFSSAIQDLSRFNYVAKLFQLIARSQLPNLSGAAQKNYFNILEKIVRKVLDDHYNPRLVKDLLQDLSSTLHSLAIHVGRCVLVGNVNIWLCRLQIIHEWKQQLNNLQIPKQICNGVSFNELPLHTQNNILCKLSDAYDIINLGQATPTLQSLSESSILWKKLCHFHFTDKQYCTNLVLSKSDHVDWKLMYFTLRKHYPMREQYGDTLHFCKHCSILFWQDCGHPCTAIDPDSCLMPISPQHFIELFQF, from the exons ATGCCTTTCTTGGGCAAGGACTGGAGGTCACCTGGATGGAGCTGGACAAAGACTGATGATGGCTGGAAAAGGATTATCTTCTATGGACATGAGTTGGAAGATAACAACAGAGAAATAGACTTGAAAGA GCTCTGCAGTGACAACAAAGAGAAGCTGTTTGTTGGAGATGTGTGTGAGCTCGCCACCACGAAGAGGAAAAAGGACCTCTACAACAATAACACCAAATCTCAGT TTGTTTTCACAGATAAATGGATCTACGTGCAGAAAGGCAGCACAAAAGAG agacatggatACTGCACGCTTGGTGAAGCCCTCAACCGTCTAGACTTTTCCAGTGCCATTCAGGACTTGAGTAGATTCAACTATGTTGCAAAA CTTTTCCAGCTAATAGCCAGGTCTCAGTTGCCCAATTTGAGTGGAGCTGCtcagaaaaactattttaatataCTGGAGAAGATTGTACGAAAAG TTCTAGACGACCACTACAACCCACGCCTTGTGAAGGACCTGCTGCAGGACCTGAGCTCCACACTGCACAGTCTGGCCATTCATGTCGGCAGGTGTGTCCTCGTGGGCAACGTCAACATCTGGTTGTGCAGACTACAGATCATTCACGAATGGAAGCAGCAGCTCAACAACCTGCAGATCCCTAAG CAAATTTGCAATGGCGTGTCATTCAACGAATTACCGCTCCACACGCAAAACAACATCCTCTGCAAGTTATCTGATGCCTATGACATCATTAACCTGGGGCAGGCAACACCTACTCTGCAGAGCCTCAGTGAGAGCAGCATACTGTGGAAAAAACTCTGCCACTTTCACTTCACAGACAAACAG TACTGTACAAATTTGGTCCTATCCAAAAGTGATCACGTGGACTGGAAGCTGATGTATTTCACCTTGAGGAAACATTATCCAATGAGGGAGCAGTACGGCGACACCCTGCACTTCTGCAAACACTGTAGCATCCTCTTCTGGCAG GACTGTGGCCATCCTTGCACAGCCATCGATCCGGACAGCTGCCTCATGCCCATTTCTCCGCAACACTTTATCGAACTCTTCCAGTTCTAA
- the fam110c gene encoding protein FAM110C has translation MEATSDTTKILEKGPEYLRKQMELESETKGGMSAVDRLAASKLKYVKSEKVVNSTQVPVIITGSASVSSTGSSNRSSNHGGNRVTGCNSRETACGVQITSSPGQVRRTSSKKRPDSILLYRQKCDLLRGSALDRKHHITRRLLQSSVRKKDFLPEATDKDCEAEGDKEAITTPVGTVKECSSYVVNSQSEQRRNGVAGQHSKENSGSGSKVTAGVLKKSAGLLIVPEVERRSGKGVSRSHSDISSRYSKNFADFDDFFKYCGLGSDIIDSFGKDNFSSRSAEIEINIRSFSTSTSEDGFSRNSGDSDGLMEEELHKKISQGTSVIERNARIIKWLYSCKNAIETGKKLRDLD, from the coding sequence ATGGAAGCAACCAGTGATACAACAAAAATCTTGGAGAAGGGTCCAGAATACCTTCGAAAACAAATGGAATTGGAGAGTGAGACAAAGGGAGGCATGAGTGCTGTGGACAGGCTAGCTGCAAGCAAACTGAAATATGTAAAAAGTGAAAAGGTGGTCAACTCTACTCAGGTGCCAGTGATCATTACTGGATCCGCCTCTGTGAGTAGCACTGGATCTTCTAACCGGAGCTCGAACCATGGTGGGAATCGTGTCACAGGGTGTAACTCAAGAGAGACTGCATGTGGTGTACAAATCACCAGCTCGCCAGGGCAGGTACGTCGGACCAGCTCCAAAAAACGACCAGACTCTATTCTGCTCTACAGacagaaatgtgatttattgagAGGGTCAGCATTGGACCGAAAACATCACATCACACGTAGGTTGCTGCAGAGCTCTGTGCGTAAAAAGGATTTTTTACCTGAGGCCACAGATAAGGATTGTGAAGCTGAGGGAGACAAGGAAGCAATCACAACACCTGTGGGAACAGTAAAGGAATGCAGCTCATATGTTGTGAACTCTCAATCCGAGCAGAGGAGGAATGGAGTAGCAGGGCAACACAGCAAAGAAAACAGTGGGTCTGGGTCAAAGGTGACAGCTGGGGTTTTGAAGAAATCTGCTGGTCTCCTAATAGTTCCTGAGGTTGAAAGGAGGTCTGGCAAAGGGGTCAGTCGTTCTCATTCTGATATCAGCTCCAGGTACTCCAAAAACTTTGCAGACTTTGATGATTTTTTCAAGTACTGTGGGCTGGGCAGTGATATTATTGACTCTTTCGGGAAAGACAATTTCTCTTCACGCTCAGCTGAAATTGAGATTAACATCCGGAGTTTCAGCACCTCTACATCAGAGGATGGTTTCTCCAGGAACAGTGGTGACAGCGATGGACTAATGGAAGAAGAGTTACATAAAAAGATAAGTCAAGGAACGTCAGTTATTGAGCGCAATGCGAGGATCATCAAATGGCTGTACAGCTGCAAAAATGCTATAGAGACtgggaaaaaattaagagacctcgATTGA
- the fbxo25 gene encoding F-box only protein 25 isoform X1, whose amino-acid sequence MPFLGKDWRSPGWSWTKTDDGWKRIIFYGHELEDNNREIDLKELCSDNKEKLFVGDVCELATTKRKKDLYNNNTKSQFVFTDKWIYVQKGSTKERHGYCTLGEALNRLDFSSAIQDLSRFNYVAKLFQLIARSQLPNLSGAAQKNYFNILEKIVRKVLDDHYNPRLVKDLLQDLSSTLHSLAIHVGRCVLVGNVNIWLCRLQIIHEWKQQLNNLQIPKQICNGVSFNELPLHTQNNILCKLSDAYDIINLGQATPTLQSLSESSILWKKLCHFHFTDKQYCTNLVLSKSDHVDWKLMYFTLRKHYPMREQYGDTLHFCKHCSILFWQDRHLALLLKDCGHPCTAIDPDSCLMPISPQHFIELFQF is encoded by the exons ATGCCTTTCTTGGGCAAGGACTGGAGGTCACCTGGATGGAGCTGGACAAAGACTGATGATGGCTGGAAAAGGATTATCTTCTATGGACATGAGTTGGAAGATAACAACAGAGAAATAGACTTGAAAGA GCTCTGCAGTGACAACAAAGAGAAGCTGTTTGTTGGAGATGTGTGTGAGCTCGCCACCACGAAGAGGAAAAAGGACCTCTACAACAATAACACCAAATCTCAGT TTGTTTTCACAGATAAATGGATCTACGTGCAGAAAGGCAGCACAAAAGAG agacatggatACTGCACGCTTGGTGAAGCCCTCAACCGTCTAGACTTTTCCAGTGCCATTCAGGACTTGAGTAGATTCAACTATGTTGCAAAA CTTTTCCAGCTAATAGCCAGGTCTCAGTTGCCCAATTTGAGTGGAGCTGCtcagaaaaactattttaatataCTGGAGAAGATTGTACGAAAAG TTCTAGACGACCACTACAACCCACGCCTTGTGAAGGACCTGCTGCAGGACCTGAGCTCCACACTGCACAGTCTGGCCATTCATGTCGGCAGGTGTGTCCTCGTGGGCAACGTCAACATCTGGTTGTGCAGACTACAGATCATTCACGAATGGAAGCAGCAGCTCAACAACCTGCAGATCCCTAAG CAAATTTGCAATGGCGTGTCATTCAACGAATTACCGCTCCACACGCAAAACAACATCCTCTGCAAGTTATCTGATGCCTATGACATCATTAACCTGGGGCAGGCAACACCTACTCTGCAGAGCCTCAGTGAGAGCAGCATACTGTGGAAAAAACTCTGCCACTTTCACTTCACAGACAAACAG TACTGTACAAATTTGGTCCTATCCAAAAGTGATCACGTGGACTGGAAGCTGATGTATTTCACCTTGAGGAAACATTATCCAATGAGGGAGCAGTACGGCGACACCCTGCACTTCTGCAAACACTGTAGCATCCTCTTCTGGCAG GACCGCCACCTGGCTTTGTTATTGAAG GACTGTGGCCATCCTTGCACAGCCATCGATCCGGACAGCTGCCTCATGCCCATTTCTCCGCAACACTTTATCGAACTCTTCCAGTTCTAA